A window of the Candidatus Tanganyikabacteria bacterium genome harbors these coding sequences:
- a CDS encoding response regulator — protein MICVILGAEGHQTVACPDAHKALAAALDGGDPFDLAVMDVCLPGLDGLEAIRRLRADERTNALPVLCLSGSARLGEAEEARRSGANHYLAKPFRRKELLAAIDRTLGGS, from the coding sequence ATGATCTGCGTGATCCTCGGCGCCGAGGGCCACCAGACCGTGGCATGCCCCGACGCCCACAAGGCGCTCGCGGCGGCCCTGGACGGCGGCGATCCCTTCGACCTGGCGGTCATGGACGTCTGCCTGCCCGGGCTGGACGGCCTCGAGGCCATCCGCCGCCTGCGGGCCGACGAGAGGACCAACGCCCTGCCCGTGCTTTGCCTGTCGGGATCGGCACGCCTCGGCGAGGCCGAGGAGGCGCGGCGCAGCGGCGCCAACCATTACCTCGCGAAACCGTTCCGGCGAAAGGAACTGCTGGCCGCCATCGACCGGACGCTGGGCGGGAGCTGA